GACTTCGCTTAGGGTTTCTTTTCTCATTTTATTGCAGACAGAAACTAGTCCATTGATAAATCCAATCACTTGGCTAGCTGTAAGGTAATTTTCCCCAGAGATATTTCTGGTTACTTCTTCAAATGGTTCCAGAACCATTACCAATTCGGAGCAAGTCTTCCATTCATCTTCGGTGAGCACTGgaatttctttattgattaaaGCCACTGTCGTTTTAACAGCATCCTTCAACTCTGAAATTCTTTGCAACATATAAAATGTTGAGTTCCATCTTGTAGCTACTTGTAGAACTAGTTTTTTGGGTTCCAGTCCCAAATTTTTCTGTACTTCCCTTAGCTTCTCTGTAGCACTAGTGCTTCTTTTAAAATGAGAAACTATAGCTTTTATGCGATCTGTTAAGCTCTGACAAACCTTCAATGCAtcctgcaaaattaaattaattgtatgggCGAAACATCCgaagtgttttagttttagttcattAGTTATAGCCCCTACAATATTACTGGCATTGTCAGAGACAATGATCATGATTTTGCCTTCAAggtgaaatttttttacaattttgtctaTTTCTACCGCCAAGTTTACACTTGTATGAGAAGATCTGATGACAGAACACtcaagtaaaattgattttaattcaaaatcgtTAGAAATGTGGTGGGAAGTTAGAGCCATATAACTCTCTGTGTTTGAAGAGGTCCAAGTGTCAGTTGTCAAAGTAACATTTGATACTGTTAGCATTTCTTGTCGAACAGCATTCAAACACATCTCATATTCTGCTGGTATCATAGAAGATGAAATGGTTTTTCTGTTTGGCAGAACATAGTTTGGATTTAGACCATTGACGAACTTTTTAAAACCTTCGTCCTCTACTACTGAAAAGGGTTGGTAATCTTGAACAAACACATTTAAGAGGAGCTTGTCTAGTTTCTTCTTTTGGGTTTCACTAATTTTTTTCTGCTGAGGTATGAAGGACCTAATGCTTGGTTGGTTATTTGGTACAATATTACACATTGAACTATTAGTGGCAATGTTGTCAGAATTTACATTCTGCATGGCAATGTTGGTGTTCGATGTAGTCCTGTTTAAAGTAGAGGCCAAAGAAGGAACAGCAAGGGGTTCAACCACATTTGAT
This Homalodisca vitripennis isolate AUS2020 chromosome 3, UT_GWSS_2.1, whole genome shotgun sequence DNA region includes the following protein-coding sequences:
- the LOC124357792 gene encoding zinc finger BED domain-containing protein 4-like: MNRKQKTSYLWSYFTTTDPVSKIARCDLCGQLASFKTTVSNLRKHLERKHTTVALPPPGGKHLPVSNVVEPLAVPSLASTLNRTTSNTNIAMQNVNSDNIATNSSMCNIVPNNQPSIRSFIPQQKKISETQKKKLDKLLLNVFVQDYQPFSVVEDEGFKKFVNGLNPNYVLPNRKTISSSMIPAEYEMCLNAVRQEMLTVSNVTLTTDTWTSSNTESYMALTSHHISNDFELKSILLECSVIRSSHTSVNLAVEIDKIVKKFHLEGKIMIIVSDNASNIVGAITNELKLKHFGCFAHTINLILQDALKVCQSLTDRIKAIVSHFKRSTSATEKLREVQKNLGLEPKKLVLQVATRWNSTFYMLQRISELKDAVKTTVALINKEIPVLTEDEWKTCSELVMVLEPFEEVTRNISGENYLTASQVIGFINGLVSVCNKMRKETLSEVSKRVVDELLKGLKTRFSNIENSKTIALATLLDPRFKLAVFSDEKSAGSIKTYCTELMSAIWSKKTSTSVTSVSGSQEKDDGNQPLTKQAKFSIWADLDKMIASKKPSGSKTSAAIVEMNRYLDEECIGRSENPLLWWKQNEVFYPLLSQVVKKHFCAVATSVPCERLFSKAGYIITERRTRLSGKRCEQLLFLNANRYLVQ